The following DNA comes from Quercus robur chromosome 1, dhQueRobu3.1, whole genome shotgun sequence.
TGGTCCGGGCTCACCTTTTTTCCCCTGTGAGTTACCATATAGCCCAGAAATTTGTCGGACCCGATACCAAATGAGCACTTAGAAGCATTGAAGCGCAGCTTGTGCTCTCTTAAGATGCCAAAAATGACTTCAAGGTCCCTCACGTGCTCGGATACCACTTTACTTTTTACTAtcatatcgtctatgtagacttcaataaTCTTACCTAGTTGTGGTTCaaacattctggtcatcatcctttggtaggtagaccctgcgttctttaaactgaaaggcatcaccttatagtggtagtttccgaCAGGTGTCATGAACGTTGTTTTCTCTTGATCTTCTAGGGCCAATGGTATTTGATGATAATCCTGGAAggaatccaggaagctcattcgggGGTGGCCTACAGTTGTATCTACCAACCGGTCTATCCGAGGCAACGGGAACGGGTCTTTTAGGCAcgccttgttcaagtctgtgaagtctacgcagactTGCCACTTcctggttttcttttttatcgcCACTTCCcggttttcttttttaccaccactGTATTTGCCAACCACTCGGGgtaaaagacttctttgatagcccctgcctttTTCAGCTTCATCACTTCATCCCTAATAACGTCGGCATGCTCTTTCGACGGGCGCTGGCGTGGCTGCTTTTTGGGAACAGAAGATGGGTTAACGTTTAGGTAGTGAAAAATGAGATTTGGATCAACCCCCAGGGCATCataggcgtcccatgcaaataCGTTAACATTTCTTCTCAGAAACCCAATCAACTCCCCTCTTTCTTGGAGAGGTAGTTCCGATCCGACTTGGAAGAATCTTTCTAGATCATTGTAAACAGTAACCCTTTCTAGACTTTCACATTTTATCTCTTCGGCTAGTTTACCGACGGGTACTGCCGAGGTGGCTGATTGCTATAAGTCCTCTTTCACAGACGCCGAGGGTACTGTACTAGACAGGTATGAGATGGCAgccaccatgcattgcctagccatggcTTGATCTCCCCCAATCTCCTCCACTTGGCCCCCTGACGGGTATTTTACCTTCTGGTGAAGTGTAGAAGAAACAGCTCCCAGGGCGTGGAGCCAAGGTCTGGCTACTATGGCCGTGTATGGTGAGTAGGCGTTGACCACGATAAAATCCACCTTCACCACCTCTAATCCGGTCTGTATGGGCAGTCTGATTTGCTCTTTTGGTGTGACAGTCTTCCCTTCGAAACTTACAAAAGGGGAATCATAAGCCATTAGGTCATCGGGCTTtaggttcagccccttgtacagATCAGGGTACATCACCTCCATAGCACTGTCCGAGTCTACCAGTACTCTCTTCACGTCGAACCCTCCAATCTTGAGCGTAACTATCAAAGCATCGTTgtgaggttggatggttccaatcttatcctcgtccgagaatcccagcACAAGTGAGTTCCCCTTTTTAGACCTTTTGGACTCCCTCTCACCATCCTCGGTGGAAAGCCGAGCCACAGACATTACCCTGGGGGGAAAAGAGCTAGTCCTCCCCGGAgcggcgaggatgacatgtatcgtacCTATGGGAGGTCTCAAAGATACGTCTTTCCGGGGTTCTTGGACTGCCTGACCTAGATGACCGCTAGAGGGGTGTAAGAGGTGCCGCAATTTTCCTTCTCAGACTAACTGATCCAGGTGGTTCCATAGATTCCTACAATCCTCGATGGTATGTCCGTGGTCTTGGTGGTATTAACAATATAGACTCTGGTTGCGCTTTGAGGAGTCTCCGGCCATTTTattcggccatttgaagaaaGGCTTGTTTTTTACTTTCTCCAGAACATGTTGCaccggctctctgaatacgACATTAACCGCTTGCATGTTGGTTCGTCCAGCCTGTCTCGTAAAATCTCTTCTCAGCTGGTTACTGTTGTATCCCGACCTGTAATCATTCCCCTTGTGAGGGATGATCAtctcctttcctttcccttgtAGCTGATCCTCTTTCACCCTTTTGTATTTGTCAATCCTATCCATCAGTTGACGAACGTTGGTAATGGGTTTACCAGTTAGAGACTTCCTTAAACCATGCTCAGTGGGGAGACCACTTTTAAACGTGTTGATGGCGACGTCGTCGTGGTTTTCATCCATCTCGTTGtacatctcccaatacctatccgaataCGCCTTTAAGGTTTccccttcgtgcatggataatgATAATAACGAACTCAGgggccgaggaaccctactgTTCGTAATAAAATGAGAGCAAAAaacttgagtgagctgcttataGGAATCTATGGAGTTCGTCTTCAagctgttgaaccatctcatcgctaCAGGTCTTAGGCTAGACGGaaaaactttgcacatcaaagcctcatTTCAAGAATGGATAGCCATTCtttggttaaactggctcaTATGCTCCACAGGGTCTGTTCGGCCGTTGTAAATGGTAAACGTAGGTTGATGGAAACGCCATGGTAGTTTAACCCCTTCTATCCTGTGCGTGAAGGGTGATCTAGAGATCTGATCCAGGGCTTTGTTCATAGCATCATTACCCGGACCCTTACTAGATGGGCTTTTATGTCTCCGTTCATGACGCTGCTCCTTTTcataagaaaaggtttcacttgggggagTTCTTGATCTCCGTCTATAACTGACATCCTCTTCCTCATTAGAGGATATGTTTGAGCTGGAAGGGGCCGCCTTTACTGTGCACGGCGCAACCTCTTTTTCAGGTCGTCTATCACTCGCTACATGGCCTGATAGTTGTTTCACCTTTGGGATATGCGACTGCCTACTTGGGAATGGCTTTGGCTCGTTTGAGTAGTATGTACGCTTCCTTCTCAGTTCCTTCCATTGCCCAGATTTGGCTCTGGGTCAGGAGGATTATTTTGCCGCTGAGGCCCAATAGGTTATGTCTGCTGATGATCGGCTTGGCGTGGATTTTCTTGGTGTGGACCTAATCCTGCCATGCTTAACCGTCGTACTCACTAATACTCGAGTTCTTCCCACAAACAgcaccaattgtagggacaaagtttggagcccaagcccGCACCGTATGGAATCTTggtccaaaaagcccaatacaatgaattttgtagagtatgggtcaaagaactaggtttagATAAGTTGAGCGGGGGCTTGCATGGGATTAAGGAACAcacaaacaagaacaaaaactaTTATGATGAAATGACCTCTTGTCCGAGGAgacttagaattttatttatgaatacaGATCACTACATTAGGGTTCTTTTGCATGCTATAGtattctctccctcttttttctAGTCCCCACCTCATGGGGGCTTCTCTACATTATATAGGCTTTTCCTGATCATCCGAGCTtgacacttgttgatcatttgaacCTCCACTTAAGCacctatcccatcagacacACTTTTCAGTCATTTTTGAGTTGCGGcagccaaggtagcactgttcagaggtcttctccacattaatacggCCAGAAAAATAGctacagtgcatttaatgtggtggtggtggcagcttttacttagatattttgagtgtTTTTCCTTTTCACGTGTTTAGGGGGTGTGCTTCAGCGGTTTGAACATACATTTGCTCTGGATTTTCAGTATCCGAGGAGAGGTCCCTCCTCGGatcttctttctttgtctccCTTGATAAGGCTTGTAACGTAGATCATctaagggcacgtttggtagactgtaatgaTAATTACATAGGAATAGGAATAGCAATTACAAGGAATGGAAGATGCTgaaatgtaataattattcctatTCAGTTGTTTGGTAACCCTATAGTAATAGAACCCTGAATATGTATTCCACATGTTTGGTACAACATCTTAAAACGATGTAATGAAagctttttaaatcaaattgccTAAAATGCccttattataataaatacattttttataaggaTTACTTTAATAATCCCAATCTGGAATGGAGACctctaatgaattttttatttttttatttttggtttaataaacccaatccttttttttttttttttttgggattactTTCACTTCATTCCATTAAAATTAagttgtctatttttttttattctcaacgTTGTCTCACACCTGTAAAGTTTGCCCAACAAACAGTATCACTATTTCATTATTCTTTCAACTGTAAATACTACCAACAACTAAATATCTCAGTTTGAAATCccattcattcatttttattgaTGTACGTTCTTTGTTTCTATTAGAAGTTTAGGAAAAAAAGACTAAATCTTAGACCCTGCCCCAATAATAAAGGTATCATTTttccctaatatatatatatatatatatatatttggttaaCAGGAACTAGAAGTATCCTGGGACAAAAGCATAACTAGAAGTATGCTTGAGCAAATTCACCaacctttttatttcttttagctAGAGCATTAGCACCAAAATTACAAGTAGCACATGAATGAAATCAAAAAACAGGAAAGATGAAACTAAAGGTTGAATAACCATTGAAAAGTCTCAAAATGcccaaattatataaaatttcaataacataacatctcatttatttttttttaaaaaaacatcacaATCATCCAAAATTCTTAGGAGCCCCGTGTTCAAGTGGGATAAAAAAGAAGCATAAATGCAAATTGAATTTTCCAACCTTTGTAAGCCACTCAAAAGTCACCATTAATAAGGCCTTTCACCCATTCTTCCTTCTCAGCATCCAGCATGCTCAAGAAAACATCTATTAGTTCATGTTGACAAGCAATCAATTTAGTTGCCTTGTGACGCTCCTTAGTTGTAAGGCCAAGTAGTTTTAGTAATTCATCATTGATTTTGGACCTACTTTCAGCTGCTACTACTCCAATGACTGCCTTGCTAAGGTTATCTGATGCATCCTTTAACTGGGCAGCAAGAATGATTGTAACTTCTTTCATCGCTTCTACCATATTATCTTCACcactttgaatttttcttttcttttttcgagCATTCTGTTCTTCCCTGTTACTGCCAGGGGTGGGAATTTGTGTGCAGTCCACGTCTTCAGGAATATCATCTAATTTGTCATCATTTTTCTCTACTTCTAGTTCTTCAACAACATCTGCAGGTGCTTGAGCATCTTTACCAGTAGCATGGTCTTTTGCATACACAATGCAAAGGTCTTCATAGTGTGGAAATGACTTGTTTCTACAAGCGATTGCCCCCTTATGACTCTACAAAACAATtgacaaaaatatgaaaatggcaagataaaattaaataaattatgttaAACCAAAAGAGATAAAATACATGGATCTATAAGATAGTGAACTTTTACCTGCACATATGCATCCCATACATCATTTTCAGCAGTAACACACTTCCTCACAGTGTCCCATCCAAACCCACTTGTGTTAGGCCCAGTCAACATTTCATGAATAACTTGAaattctcttttcaaagtcctcaATCTTGACTCAATATGTGGTTTTGCTCTTAAGCCAGCATTAGGTAATTTGGTAGAAATCTTTCCTTCCAAGATTTTCAAATATCCGGGTTTAAACTTATTTTCAGGGCTACCTTCTCTTTCATGGTGATATTCTACCAAAGCCTCCACTAACTTTATATCTTCAGCAGGAGTCCACTTTCGTTTAGAAGGATCTTGAGAATCAAGTACAGTCGTTTCCATTTCTCTCCAAATACTAACAATAAAATGGCaagataataaattaatatgcaAAAGTTTAGACACACATAATAAACAATTTAACACCAATGcaataaacaaatttattaactcaaggaaaaaatacatgaaaaagtCACAAATCAAAGTTTAGACACACATAATAAACAATTTAACACCAatgcaataaataaatttattaactcaaggaaaaaatacatgaaaaagtCACAAATCATATTATTAAATATGATGCCAAACTACACAGCTGAAATAAAAATCATGCCAAACTACAcagctaaaataaaaatcttttgataaaatatatatatattatattgattTGCTTTAGATTGGCTGGCTGAccgtgatatatatatatatatatattatattgattCTCTTTACATTTTCTGGCTGAccgtgatatatatatatatatatatatattatattgattCACTTTAGACTTGCTGGCTGATCACGGTCAGTGTTTCTAATCTTTGCTTCACAGAACCTCACAGCTATACAAATATCAATTATGGCAAATTTGAtataatgtcaaaaaaaaaaatttgatatggATAGCAGAAACAGAGAGCAGTACCTGTAGAAATTGCAGATCTATGGGCAGAAAAAAAATCCTGACCAGAGAGAGCAGCAACTGAGGGTGAGTAAAAGGAAATACCCATACAAATAgatgagaaaagaagagagagagggtgcAATACCTGTGGAAATCGCAGACCTAagggaagaaggaaaaaaaatttccttgagAAGAGGGAGCAGCAACTGAGGGTGAAAGAAAGACAATACCCATATAAATAGATCTCTAGCAAcgggaaaataaaattttagagagGAGGGAGATGGAAAATTTAGGAAGGAGATGAAATTTTGGAGAAGATGCAGGTAGTGAGggattttggaaattttgttaACAGAGCAAGGAGAAGTTTTGGAGAAAATATAGGTAGTGagggattttgggatttttgttcagagcaagaagaaagaaatttttggaGAAGGCGGGTAAAGGgggattttgggaattttgggaATTATGTTTAAGCAGAGCGTATTACGTTTAGCAAGGGAATAGAGATTCAGCACTTTTAATAAGGAATGTCTATTCCTCATTTTAAGGAATAGAGATTCATATGGAATGATTATTACaggtaataaaaacataaccaaacaactGTAAAGCTAAATCATAGgaatagttattacattacaatttCTATTACACtctaccaaacgtaccctaagtCATGTTGTCTCCTTGGACTCGCTAGTGTCCTCGAacaggcccaaggcccaactcgTCACTTTGGGTCATAGCCCCCACAGTAATCATTTAAATTAATGAGAATTCGTATTATTCAtatattatgtattttttaactcaacCATGGGGGTATTTCAATTACCGGTGAAATTGTGTGATGAACTCAACTCCTTGTGTGCTAAAGTTTGGTGGGGGCAAATAGGCAATGAGAAGAAAATTCATTGGAAGAGTTGGGATTTTTTAACTCAACCAAAAAAGGAAGGGGGTATAGGCTTTAGAGATTTGAGGTATTTCAATCTTGCTATGTTAGCCAAGCAAGGTTGGAGGTTGCTGAAAAATCATGAGTCTCTAATGTTTAAATGCTTCAAGGCCAGATATTTTCCTTGGTGTAATTTTCTTCATGCAAAAGATTCTCCAAACAATTCCTTTGTTTGGAAAAGTATGGTGGCTGCCTTACCAATTTTGAAAAGTGGGTGTTGTTGGAGAGTAGGGAATGGAGAGTCCATTGAGCCTACGAAGGATAAATAGATTCCAAACTACTCTTCAAATAAAATTCTACATCTAGTGCATGGTATGGAGGAGGGCTAGAGAGTATCGGATCTTATTGATTGGGACATTCATGGGTCGAAAAGGGACATCATTATGGCACACTTTAATCGGGAAGAGGTTGAAGCTATTTGTAGAATCCCATTAAGCCGAAGGGTTGTGGAGGATTCAGTGATATGGCTGCATGGTATGGAGGAGGGCGTGCCATGATATTCTTCCCACATGGATGAGTCTTGCAAAACGAAAAGTTGTGCCAAAAAGCTTATGTCACTGCTGCCAAAGGGAACTCGAGGATGCTGTTCATGCTATATGGGGGTGTGGAGTAGCCCAAGATGTTTGGGCAGGAAGACTCACCGTGTTGCAAAAAATTCGGACTAACCATTGTGATTTTTTGCAACTTGTTGAATTGTTGGCAGACAGGCTAGATGCAACAGAACTGAAGCTTTTCTTTATTCAGTCTTGGCTCATCTAGAATCAAAGGAACGTGGTTTTCCATGGAGGCCATTTGAAGGACCCACGGTGGTTGAATAAGAGGGCAGCTGAACTGTTAGACGAGTACAAGAAAGCACAAGCAAGGATGGTTATCTCCAATGCAATCATAAGATGCCACAGCTACTGGCAGCCCCCTACACAGGATGTctacaaattaaattttgatgcaACGATCTTCTCGGATATGAATTGCTCTGGTGTTGGCACAATAGTTCGAAACCATGCAAGTGAGGTGATGACTGCTATGTTGACAAAGGGGGAGTATGTGCATAATAGCGATGAAGCAGAAGTTTTGGCATGTCGCAAAGCCTTGGAGTTTGCTATGGAAGCTGGATTCTCAAACTTGGTAATTGAGGGAGATAATTCAAATGTCATGAAAGCACTTTTGGCATCTGCAGTAAATAATTCCTTGTATGGGCATGCAGTTGATGACATTAGAtcttattttttgggttggCAATTTGTTGGTCTTAGTTGTGTTAAAAGGGAAGGGAACATGGTGGCTTATTCCTTAGCTAGATTTGCTAGGAACATTGTGGATGCTTTGTATTGGATGGAGGATAAGCCCTTGCCTGCTGTAGATGCTTTGCATTATGATCGTTTACATATTAATGAATGAGTGAATctatcattttcaaaaaaaaaaaaagttttcttatttttaatataaaataagtggcaactGTTTAATTACTGATTATCCTAAAAgtctaaactattgaaatatagtaaatttaatcatttaaccacataattctaacactccccctcaagagtgGATCAAAATTACTTTTAATAGGTGAGGCCCAACACATGggattttaaatgggaggtagagtaaaGGACACATGAATCAAACTTAGGATCTCATGCTCTAATACCATATTTAATTACCGATTaccccaaaagtttaaactattgggatatggtaaatttaatcatttaactacaTACTTCTAGCACTTCCCCTCACGTGTGGGCCAAAACTACCTTTTAATAGATGAGGCCCAACACGTGAGAATTTAAATAGAAGGTAAAGTGGAGGAGACAAGGATCAAACTTAGAATCTCATGCTCGGATACCATgctaaattaccaattgtcccaaaaacttaagctgttaggatatggtaaatttaatcatttgatcatttaatCAATACTTCTAATGCTCCCTCTCACGTGTGGGCGGAAACTACCTTTTAATAGCTGAAACCCAACACGTGGGAATTTAAATGGAAGGTAGAGTGGAGGAGACAAGGATCGAACTCAGGATCTCATGTCCTAATACCATGTTTAATTACTGATTGTCCCAAAATCTTAAACTattgggatatggtaaatttattcatttaaccACACAATTCTAATAGTGACTTcacaaaaccccaaaaagaaaGAGGTATCGGCACCtcttttttgggggttttgCGGAGTTGCcacttatattatatgaaaaataagaaaaatatataaaagagtaCCTAAATAATACGAATTCTCATTAATTTGAATGATTACAATTTGATAAAAAGAACTACACGGAGCTTTGTTTTCTAGTTTACAATCTAGTAAAAAGATTACAaggctttgtttcctagttacaatctatcaAGGAATGAAAGATAAAACACTATCTACAAACCTAGGATCTAGACTCGAGGACTAGGTTACATGATGGGAAAGTGTTAGGCCCTCATCTTGCCCGAACAGAGTTCGGTCTTCTAAACTCTAAATAATCAACTAAGTACCTGTATGCAAAATATTAATGAGATACAAAAAATGTCATGTTAATGTCTAGATCTAGAGTTAAAACATTATTCTAAAATCCTAGATTTGCATCCTTATTTAATGCAAACCAAAAAGTTTAATGAAGTTCatgattaaaaatttagatatgatttttcatgATGAGAAAGAATgaattattcaataaaaatacaGATTTGGTTTttatgataaagaagaataattttttctttaataaaaatacaaatttggtTTTTGGAGATAGGAAAGAatgaattttcaaagaaaatatagatttggttttttatgatatgaaagaaggagttttttttaatgaaaatatagatctggttttttagagataaaaaagaatgattttttcaatgaaaatataGATTTGGTTTTTATATGATAGGaaagaatgaatttttcaatgaaaatacaaatatttttgttagagataggaaagaatgattttttcattgaaaatataGATTTGGTCTTTTAGAGATAGGAGTGAatgatttttcaataaaaatacagatctggttttatataaaataaaagaaatgtttacatacaaaaaaatcagatctaaatTTGTATGGAAAATTTAAGGAGTGTATTTATGCAAGAAATTTCTTGTAGATCTAAGATTTCAAATGACAATTTAACCCTAGATCTATGTATGCAATGAACAAATCATGGACATGATTATATAAAAGatagaagaaagaaataaatgtttgtgcaaaacaatataaaaatatacctACATGAATGAGTCTTATAAGGAGGAATTACTTT
Coding sequences within:
- the LOC126702906 gene encoding uncharacterized protein LOC126702906, which translates into the protein MSVARLSTEDGERESKRSKKGNSLVLGFSDEDKIGTIQPHNDALIVTLKIGGFDVKRVLVDSDSAMEVMYPDLYKGLNLKPDDLMAYDSPFVSFEGKTVTPKEQIRLPIQTGLEVVKVDFIVVNAYSPYTAIVARPWLHALGAVSSTLHQKVKYPSGGQVEEIGGDQAMARQCMVAAISYLSSTVPSASVKEDL
- the LOC126702987 gene encoding uncharacterized protein LOC126702987; translated protein: MHEGETLKAYSDRYWEMYNEMDENHDDVAINTFKSGLPTEHGLRKSLTGKPITNVRQLMDRIDKYKRVKEDQLQGKGKEMIIPHKGNDYRSGYNSNQLRRDFTRQAGRTNMQAVNVVFREPVQHVLEKVKNKPFFKWPNKMAGDSSKRNQSLYC
- the LOC126714092 gene encoding uncharacterized protein At2g29880-like — encoded protein: METTVLDSQDPSKRKWTPAEDIKLVEALVEYHHEREGSPENKFKPGYLKILEGKISTKLPNAGLRAKPHIESRLRTLKREFQVIHEMLTGPNTSGFGWDTVRKCVTAENDVWDAYVQSHKGAIACRNKSFPHYEDLCIVYAKDHATGKDAQAPADVVEELEVEKNDDKLDDIPEDVDCTQIPTPGSNREEQNARKKKRKIQSGEDNMVEAMKEVTIILAAQLKDASDNLSKAVIGVVAAESRSKINDELLKLLGLTTKERHKATKLIACQHELIDVFLSMLDAEKEEWVKGLINGDF